Within the Erigeron canadensis isolate Cc75 chromosome 6, C_canadensis_v1, whole genome shotgun sequence genome, the region TTTATTTTGGTATATGTTACTGGTACTAAAATCGTTACATGAGTACGTAAGATGATTTTGTCGACAAAAGTGGTAAgagtattaaatattatatggaaaaaaaaaaggtgttagCATCGTCAACTACCGAAAAACCAAACACTCACCAAAAAATTGATGCATGAAAATGACTTGTTAGATTTATCAACCCAGCACCTAAACTATAGAAAGAAATCTTGTAAGTATTATTTAAAACTTGAAATTAAGCAAACTAATATTCATGTTTCATATACTACTAAGaaatttttagtatatataattaatatttaaataataatgattaattttttcaaacattTGTTTCTCAAAACCCGTTAGACCCAAAACAACTCAGACATGATGTGATCACAAaaaatccaaataaaaaaactcCACAAACTTGTCATTCTAAAatattgaacccaaaacctatCGGTAAAATTAGGGATACCTTCTTACCGCCTTCACGCAATTGCCATTTGATTAATTAGTCCCTTATTTTcaattaatattttgatttaataatattatatgatTTACAGTATTTCCATATCTATAATTCTTATATATTTTGTGGTAAAACTTAAGATAGTTATAACCCCGTTATTTTGTTTGCTTGATATATATCCATAAAATGTGTTCacttttaagttaattttttgCGATTTTGACATTGAATATCTTTATTTgtattacataatacttaatgaaaattatactgatataaacatatgtaaaactcaattaattcatataatttttatcaagtattatacgacaaaaaaaaaaaaaatttaaggtcaaagttataaataaatcactttaaaaatttaaagatgacCACATTTTGTGGGACATAGAAAATGTTTATTATTCGTAGGTAGTTCGAAATGGCACAaaaattattgattaatttaataCGAAGTTTTTTGCTGAATTAGAAAATGAATAAACGACTTTATCACCATACAAAAGCTTGCTTCATGAGCATGTTTCGATCATATCTAAAATTACATTGGCATTGAATACAATACAAGTTatcacatatttttatttatacctGCATTTAAAAAATGTCTTCAATCCCTCATTTTGTGGTGCTCCCAACGTGCATTTCCAGCATGCAACCTCACGTCCACCTTCACCCTATCGACCTATCGTCACAaattatatgaaattaaattcAACTCATGATCATAGATTTCacatcttgacccttagatcatgattaaattgatatacgaagattcacgaagtaattgatgcacgatgatatTTAGTGAAGggaaacttattgttttatttgttttacattaataattgtttattttacctaaaaccttttatatataaaagcttactacctaaaaaacaaatattctaTACGATATTAATTCTGAACTCTTAACTGATAATTATTTCTTCAGCTAGCCAATATCTAGCTACACGTAAATACGTAAACAAGCAACCCAATATATGATCGTGGTAAGAAAGCAAAAGGAAAAcattatattttctttcttatatatataaaagagatattCCTAATAAAAATGGTCTTTCAAaggattgtatatatatatatatatgtatgtattaactTAAacattgtatgtatgtatatatttagaaaCGTAATAATGAATTATCCACAGTTGACATGTATAATCAACGTGTATGTCAAGTGTTTCAACCATGTATCTTCAAAATAAAACCGTTGACATTTTATAACGTAAGCCTTTATAATTTAAACAATAAATTATGAAAGATTCACATTACTACTTAGAAAAAATGACACTtgattcaaaaaattttaataccTTTTGCAATTTGATCCCCTCTTTAATTACGTTGTGGTTGACTTTTAAacatgaaatatttttttaaaaaaccaaccCCACCAAAATAACCATTTCTCCAGTTTACACCCCACAAACAATAAATGTTTTTCAAGATCACCATTTCAATATTTCATTCTCGATCATTCACCTCATTCTACACCATTTGCCAAAAAAACACCATCACAAGACAAGAAGATGAACAACACGGATCCGAACAACACCGGGTTTCTCGGGTCTCAAAACATAAGCGGATTCGGCTATGGTATCGGGATCTCGGTTGGAATGCTTTTGCTTATCACAACAATCACTCTAGCTTCTTATTTTTGTAACAGAACAACACAATCTTCACCGTCACCATCAGCTGCACGTATTAGAGCCCAAAGAAATAGTCTAGCTCAAGCCCTGAGCCGACCTTCCAACAACTCGACACGTGAGCATTGCGTAGTTGATGTAGGCGGCTTAGATGATGAGACACTTTTGACCTATCCTACCATGCTTTACAAAGATGCTAAAATCAACAAATGGGATTCGGGCTTTTCAACATGTTGTTCTATTTGCTTGGGTGATTACAAAGGAAGTGATATGCTTAGACAACTTCCGGATTGCGGTCACCTTTTTCATGTCAAGTGTGTTGACCCATGGTTGCG harbors:
- the LOC122606162 gene encoding RING-H2 finger protein ATL70-like, coding for MNNTDPNNTGFLGSQNISGFGYGIGISVGMLLLITTITLASYFCNRTTQSSPSPSAARIRAQRNSLAQALSRPSNNSTREHCVVDVGGLDDETLLTYPTMLYKDAKINKWDSGFSTCCSICLGDYKGSDMLRQLPDCGHLFHVKCVDPWLRLNPTCPNCRTSPLPTPLSTPLAEVVPLAMRRT